A DNA window from Stutzerimonas stutzeri contains the following coding sequences:
- the rnt gene encoding ribonuclease T: protein MSEEHFEDELEEHLPGKARSPMARRFRGFLPVVIDVECGGFNSATDALLEIAAVTIGMDEQGLLYPQDTLFYRVEPFVGANIEPAALEFTGIKLDHPLRMAVPESQALTDIFRSVRKAVKSAGCKRAILVGHNSSFDLGFLNAAIARCEIKRNPFHPFSSFDTATLAGLAYGQTVLAKACQTAGIDFDGREAHSARYDTEKTAELFCGIVNRWREMGGWEEFDE, encoded by the coding sequence ATGAGTGAAGAACACTTCGAAGACGAGCTCGAGGAGCATCTGCCCGGCAAAGCTCGTTCGCCTATGGCGCGGCGCTTTCGTGGCTTCTTGCCCGTAGTGATCGACGTGGAATGCGGTGGCTTCAACAGTGCGACGGACGCCCTGCTGGAAATCGCTGCGGTCACCATCGGCATGGACGAACAAGGCCTGCTCTACCCTCAGGACACCCTTTTCTATCGTGTCGAACCGTTCGTCGGCGCCAACATTGAACCCGCTGCACTGGAGTTCACCGGGATCAAGCTTGATCATCCGCTACGCATGGCCGTACCAGAGTCGCAGGCTCTGACCGATATCTTCCGCAGCGTACGCAAGGCGGTGAAATCGGCCGGCTGCAAACGCGCCATTCTGGTGGGTCACAACAGCAGCTTCGACCTCGGCTTCCTCAATGCAGCGATCGCCCGCTGCGAGATCAAGCGAAATCCATTCCACCCCTTCTCCAGCTTCGATACCGCTACCCTCGCCGGCCTCGCCTATGGCCAGACGGTGTTGGCAAAGGCCTGCCAGACTGCCGGTATCGATTTTGACGGGCGCGAAGCACACTCGGCCCGTTATGACACCGAGAAAACCGCGGAGCTGTTCTGCGGCATCGTCAATCGCTGGCGCGAAATGGGCGGTTGGGAAGAATTCGACGAATAA
- the thrC gene encoding threonine synthase — translation MRYISTRGQAPALNFEDVLLAGLASDGGLYVPESLPRFTMEEIASWAGLPYHELAFRVMRPFVAGSIPDADFKRILEETYGVFAHSAIAPLRQLNGNEWVLELFHGPTLAFKDFALQLLGRLLDYVLAKRGERVVIMGATSGDTGSAAIEGCRRCENVDIFILHPHQRVSEVQRRQMTTILGENIHNIAIEGNFDDCQEMVKASFADQGFLKGTRLVAVNSINWARIMAQIVYYFHAALQLGGPARSVAFSVPTGNFGDIFAGYLARNMGLPINQLIVATNRNDILHRFMSGNRYDKDTLHASLSPSMDIMVSSNFERLLFDLHGRNGKAVAELLDGFRASGKLSVEEERWTEARKLFDSLAVDDEKTCATIAQVFKETGEVLDPHTAIGVHAGRECRRSLSIPMVTLGTAHPVKFPDAVEKAGIGQALALPAHLADLFERDERCTVLPNELKAVQAFVGQHGNRGKPL, via the coding sequence ATGCGTTACATCAGCACCCGTGGCCAGGCGCCGGCCCTGAATTTCGAAGACGTTCTGCTAGCTGGCCTGGCCAGCGATGGCGGCCTGTACGTGCCGGAGAGCCTGCCGCGCTTCACCATGGAGGAGATCGCCTCCTGGGCCGGCCTGCCTTATCACGAGCTGGCCTTCCGGGTTATGCGCCCGTTCGTTGCCGGCAGTATTCCGGATGCCGACTTCAAGCGAATCCTGGAGGAGACATATGGGGTCTTTGCCCATAGCGCCATTGCCCCACTGCGCCAGCTGAATGGCAACGAGTGGGTGCTGGAGCTGTTCCATGGCCCGACCCTGGCGTTCAAAGACTTCGCGCTGCAGTTGCTTGGCCGCCTGCTCGATTACGTGCTGGCCAAGCGTGGTGAGCGCGTGGTCATCATGGGGGCGACGTCTGGCGATACAGGCTCTGCCGCCATCGAGGGCTGCCGTCGTTGTGAGAACGTCGACATTTTCATCCTGCACCCCCATCAGCGCGTATCGGAAGTGCAGCGTCGGCAGATGACCACCATCCTTGGTGAGAACATCCACAACATCGCCATCGAAGGCAACTTCGATGACTGCCAGGAGATGGTCAAGGCCAGCTTCGCTGACCAGGGATTCCTCAAGGGCACCCGGCTGGTGGCGGTCAATTCGATCAACTGGGCGCGGATCATGGCCCAGATCGTTTACTACTTCCATGCTGCGCTACAGCTCGGCGGCCCGGCTCGTTCGGTAGCGTTCTCTGTACCGACCGGCAATTTCGGCGACATCTTTGCCGGCTACCTGGCGCGCAACATGGGGCTGCCGATCAATCAGCTGATCGTTGCCACCAACCGCAACGATATCCTGCATCGCTTCATGTCCGGCAATCGCTACGACAAGGACACGCTGCACGCGTCGTTGTCGCCATCGATGGACATCATGGTGTCGTCCAACTTCGAACGCCTGTTATTCGATCTGCACGGCCGCAATGGCAAGGCTGTGGCCGAGTTGCTGGATGGCTTCCGCGCCAGTGGCAAGCTGTCGGTGGAAGAGGAACGCTGGACCGAAGCGCGCAAGCTGTTCGACTCGCTGGCCGTGGATGATGAGAAGACCTGCGCCACCATCGCTCAGGTCTTCAAGGAAACCGGCGAGGTGCTTGATCCGCATACCGCCATTGGCGTGCACGCCGGGCGGGAATGCCGTCGCAGCCTGAGCATCCCGATGGTGACGCTGGGGACTGCGCACCCAGTGAAATTCCCGGATGCGGTGGAGAAAGCGGGGATTGGCCAGGCGCTTGCGTTGCCGGCTCATCTGGCTGATTTGTTCGAGCGCGACGAGCGCTGCACAGTGCTGCCGAATGAGCTAAAAGCCGTCCAGGCATTCGTCGGGCAGCACGGCAACCGCGGCAAGCCGCTTTAA
- a CDS encoding homoserine dehydrogenase encodes MKPVKVGICGLGTVGGGTFNVLKRNAEEIARRAGRGIEVAQIATRHPNAKCDTGATPITADIFDVVNNPEIDIVVELIGGYTLAKELVLKAIENGKHVVTANKALIAVHGNEIFAKACEKGVIVAFEASVAGGIPVIKAIREGLAGNRINWLAGIINGTGNFILTEMREKGRTFEDVLKEAQELGYAEADPTFDVEGIDAAHKLTILASIAFGIPLQFDKAYTEGIARLTTADVNYAEALGYRIKHLGVARRTDAGIELRVHPTLIPADRLIANVNGVMNAVMVNGDAVGSTLYYGAGAGMEPTASAVVADLVDVTRALTTDPNNRVPHLAFQPDSLSDHPILPISACESAYYLRIQAKDHPGVLAQVATILSERGINIESIMQKEAEVQDGLVPVILVTHRVVEQRIDDAIAALEKLDDVVDKVVRIRVEQLN; translated from the coding sequence TTGAAACCGGTGAAAGTTGGCATCTGTGGGCTGGGAACCGTCGGTGGCGGTACCTTCAATGTGCTCAAGCGCAACGCCGAGGAGATTGCCCGCCGTGCCGGGCGCGGAATCGAGGTTGCGCAGATTGCTACCCGTCATCCGAATGCCAAGTGCGACACCGGTGCCACACCCATTACCGCAGACATTTTTGATGTCGTGAACAATCCCGAGATCGATATTGTCGTCGAGCTGATCGGCGGCTATACGCTGGCCAAGGAACTCGTCCTCAAGGCCATCGAGAATGGCAAACATGTGGTCACTGCCAACAAGGCGCTGATCGCCGTGCACGGCAACGAGATCTTCGCCAAGGCCTGCGAGAAGGGCGTCATCGTCGCTTTCGAAGCCTCGGTCGCAGGCGGCATCCCGGTTATCAAGGCGATCCGTGAAGGGCTGGCCGGCAATCGCATCAATTGGCTGGCTGGCATCATCAATGGCACCGGCAACTTCATTCTTACCGAGATGCGCGAAAAAGGCCGTACCTTCGAGGACGTGCTCAAAGAAGCTCAGGAACTCGGTTATGCCGAGGCCGACCCGACGTTTGATGTCGAGGGCATCGATGCGGCGCACAAACTGACCATTCTGGCTTCCATCGCCTTCGGCATTCCGCTGCAGTTCGACAAGGCGTACACCGAAGGCATCGCGCGGCTGACCACGGCTGACGTGAACTACGCCGAGGCTTTGGGCTATCGCATCAAGCACCTGGGCGTCGCTCGTCGCACCGATGCGGGCATCGAACTGCGCGTGCATCCGACGCTGATACCGGCTGACCGGCTTATCGCCAACGTCAACGGCGTAATGAACGCCGTGATGGTCAATGGAGACGCCGTGGGCAGCACGCTCTACTACGGCGCGGGTGCCGGCATGGAGCCGACCGCCTCGGCGGTAGTGGCCGATCTCGTGGATGTCACCCGTGCGCTAACGACCGATCCGAACAACCGCGTGCCGCATCTGGCGTTCCAGCCGGACTCCCTGTCCGATCATCCGATTCTGCCGATCAGCGCATGCGAAAGCGCCTATTACCTGCGCATTCAAGCCAAGGACCACCCAGGCGTGCTGGCCCAGGTCGCGACCATCCTCTCCGAGCGTGGCATCAACATCGAGTCGATCATGCAGAAAGAGGCCGAGGTCCAGGACGGCCTGGTTCCGGTCATCCTGGTTACCCATCGAGTGGTCGAGCAGCGTATCGATGACGCCATCGCCGCGCTGGAGAAGCTCGACGATGTGGTGGATAAGGTCGTACGTATTCGCGTCGAACAGCTGAATTAA
- a CDS encoding GFA family protein produces MKLEGSCHCQAVRFSLECAQPYPFMRCYCSICRKTAGGGGYAINLGGDYRTLQVEGREHVSVYQARLTDSETGEVSISEGRRHFCAVCASALWLWDPNWPDLMHPFASAIDTELPVPPEHTHLMLGSKASWVEPQVQEHDRCFSEYPDESLAQWHQRLGLNGS; encoded by the coding sequence ATGAAGCTCGAAGGTTCCTGTCACTGTCAGGCCGTGCGGTTCAGTCTTGAATGCGCTCAGCCCTATCCTTTCATGCGTTGCTACTGCTCCATCTGCCGCAAAACGGCGGGTGGTGGTGGCTATGCCATCAATCTCGGCGGCGACTATCGGACCTTGCAAGTCGAAGGTCGCGAGCATGTTTCCGTCTACCAGGCGCGGTTGACTGATTCCGAAACGGGAGAAGTTAGCATCAGTGAAGGGCGTCGACATTTCTGCGCCGTTTGCGCCAGCGCGCTGTGGTTGTGGGATCCAAACTGGCCCGATCTGATGCACCCCTTCGCATCCGCCATTGATACTGAACTGCCCGTGCCGCCGGAGCACACGCATCTGATGTTGGGCTCCAAGGCCAGCTGGGTGGAGCCACAGGTTCAGGAGCATGATCGCTGCTTTTCTGAGTACCCGGACGAGTCGCTTGCGCAATGGCACCAACGGCTGGGCCTCAACGGTTCATAG
- a CDS encoding disulfide isomerase DsbC N-terminal domain-containing protein produces MGVIRLFAAAAVGLASTVVMAADPDQAIRQALQKIQPDMPIEAVAESPMPGVYQVQLEGGRQLYASADGQFIIQGYLYQFQNGQAVNLTEQAQSKSVAKQINAIPASEMVVFAPKAPKTHITVFTDTDCGYCQKLHSEVPQLNRLGVEVRYVAFPRQGMGSHGANTLTSVWCAEDRQDAMNKAKAREELPAASCETPIAKQYQLGQMIGVQGTPAIVLANGQMIPGYQPAAQLAEVALAAE; encoded by the coding sequence ATGGGCGTGATTCGTTTGTTCGCTGCCGCCGCCGTAGGCCTGGCCAGCACTGTTGTAATGGCCGCCGATCCCGATCAGGCGATTCGTCAGGCCCTGCAGAAAATCCAGCCGGACATGCCTATCGAGGCCGTTGCCGAAAGCCCGATGCCGGGCGTTTACCAGGTCCAATTGGAGGGCGGCCGACAGCTGTATGCCAGCGCCGATGGTCAGTTCATCATTCAGGGCTATCTGTATCAGTTCCAGAATGGTCAGGCCGTTAACCTGACCGAGCAGGCACAGAGCAAGTCTGTTGCCAAGCAGATCAATGCGATCCCGGCGAGTGAAATGGTGGTGTTTGCACCCAAGGCACCCAAGACGCATATCACTGTGTTTACTGATACCGACTGTGGCTATTGCCAGAAGCTGCACAGCGAAGTGCCGCAATTGAACCGTCTTGGCGTGGAAGTGCGCTATGTGGCATTCCCGCGGCAGGGTATGGGTAGCCATGGAGCCAATACGCTGACCAGCGTATGGTGCGCCGAAGACCGGCAGGACGCGATGAACAAGGCCAAGGCCCGTGAGGAGTTGCCGGCGGCCAGCTGTGAAACGCCTATTGCCAAGCAATATCAGTTGGGCCAGATGATCGGTGTGCAGGGCACTCCGGCCATCGTTCTTGCCAACGGACAAATGATTCCCGGCTATCAGCCGGCAGCGCAGCTGGCTGAGGTCGCGCTCGCTGCTGAGTGA
- the xerD gene encoding site-specific tyrosine recombinase XerD, with protein MPALDDPVIDRYLDALWLEKGLADNSREAYRSDLALFNGWLGERDVGLAVAGREIILDHLAWRLNNGYKARSTARFLSGLRGFYRYLLREGEIAVDPTLRVDLPRLGRPLPKALSETDVEALLAAPDIGDPLGLRDRAMLEVLYACGLRVTELISLTLEQVSMRQGVLRTFGKGNKERLVPLGDEALHWLERYQREGREHLLAGKASDVLFPSQRGDQMTRQTFWHRIKLHAKVASIATSISPHTLRHAFATHLLNHGADLRTVQMLLGHSDLSTTQIYTHIARARLQELHAEHHPRG; from the coding sequence ATGCCTGCACTTGATGATCCCGTTATCGACCGGTACCTCGATGCCCTCTGGCTGGAAAAGGGGCTGGCCGACAATAGTCGTGAGGCCTATCGCAGCGACCTTGCGCTGTTCAATGGCTGGTTGGGCGAGCGGGACGTTGGGCTTGCCGTCGCCGGTCGCGAGATCATTCTCGATCATCTCGCATGGCGCCTGAACAACGGTTACAAAGCACGCTCTACCGCACGTTTCCTCTCCGGCTTGAGAGGCTTCTATCGCTACCTGCTGCGCGAAGGTGAGATCGCGGTTGATCCTACGTTGCGGGTGGATCTGCCCCGGCTTGGGCGTCCATTGCCCAAGGCCCTGTCCGAAACCGATGTCGAGGCACTGCTGGCGGCGCCAGATATTGGCGATCCGCTAGGGCTACGTGATAGAGCCATGCTCGAGGTGCTCTATGCCTGCGGTTTGCGCGTGACCGAACTGATCAGTTTGACGCTCGAGCAGGTCAGCATGCGCCAAGGCGTGCTGCGCACGTTCGGTAAGGGCAACAAGGAGCGCCTGGTGCCGCTGGGTGATGAGGCATTGCACTGGCTGGAGCGCTATCAGCGCGAGGGGCGTGAGCATTTGCTCGCTGGCAAGGCCAGCGATGTGCTGTTTCCCAGTCAGCGTGGCGATCAGATGACGCGTCAGACGTTCTGGCATCGGATCAAGCTGCACGCCAAGGTCGCGAGCATCGCTACGTCAATTTCGCCGCATACCTTGCGCCACGCCTTTGCCACGCATCTGCTCAACCATGGCGCGGATCTGCGAACCGTGCAAATGCTGCTCGGCCACAGCGATCTCTCGACCACCCAGATCTATACCCACATCGCGCGTGCGCGCCTGCAGGAGCTGCATGCGGAGCATCATCCTCGCGGGTAG
- the rplS gene encoding 50S ribosomal protein L19 produces MTNKIIQQLEAEQMTKEIPPFAPGDTVIVQVKVKEGERQRLQAFEGVVIGKRNRGLNSAFTVRKISNGVGVERTFQSYSPMVDSISVKRRGDVRKAKLYYLRALSGKAARIKEKLV; encoded by the coding sequence ATGACCAACAAGATCATTCAGCAGCTCGAAGCCGAGCAAATGACCAAAGAAATCCCGCCGTTCGCGCCGGGTGACACCGTTATCGTTCAGGTAAAGGTAAAGGAAGGCGAGCGTCAGCGTCTGCAGGCCTTCGAAGGCGTTGTGATCGGCAAGCGTAACCGCGGCCTGAACAGTGCGTTCACCGTTCGCAAGATTTCCAATGGTGTTGGCGTCGAGCGTACCTTCCAGAGCTACAGCCCGATGGTCGACAGCATCAGCGTCAAGCGTCGCGGCGACGTGCGCAAGGCCAAGCTGTACTACCTCCGCGCGCTGTCCGGTAAGGCCGCCCGCATCAAGGAAAAGCTGGTCTAA
- the trmD gene encoding tRNA (guanosine(37)-N1)-methyltransferase TrmD has product MAALRVEVISLFPDMFAAICDYGITSRAVKQGLLQLNCWNPRSYTEDRHQTVDDRPFGGGPGMVMKIKPLERALADAKQAAGETAKVIYLSPQGRQLKQADVSEMAKGDALILIAGRYEGIDERFIEAHVDEEWSIGDYVLSGGELPAMVLIDAVTRLLPGALGHAGSAEEDSFTDGLLDCPHYTRPEVYAGKCVPEVLLSGNHEHIRRWRLQQSLGRTWERRADLLDSRSLSGEEQKLLAEYIRQRDDS; this is encoded by the coding sequence ATGGCCGCTTTGCGCGTTGAGGTCATCAGCCTGTTTCCCGATATGTTCGCAGCGATTTGTGACTATGGGATTACCAGTCGTGCAGTGAAGCAGGGGTTGTTGCAGTTGAACTGCTGGAACCCCAGAAGCTACACCGAAGACCGCCACCAGACAGTGGACGACCGCCCATTCGGCGGGGGTCCAGGCATGGTGATGAAGATCAAACCGCTCGAGCGTGCCTTGGCTGATGCCAAACAAGCCGCGGGCGAGACGGCGAAGGTGATCTACCTGTCGCCGCAAGGGCGTCAGCTGAAACAGGCTGACGTTAGCGAGATGGCGAAGGGGGATGCGCTTATCCTTATCGCCGGTCGTTACGAAGGTATCGACGAGCGCTTCATTGAGGCGCACGTAGATGAGGAATGGTCGATCGGTGATTACGTGTTGTCCGGTGGCGAGCTGCCGGCAATGGTGCTGATTGACGCCGTGACTAGGCTGCTTCCGGGCGCCCTGGGTCATGCTGGTTCCGCCGAGGAGGATTCGTTTACTGACGGCCTGCTCGACTGTCCGCATTACACGCGACCTGAGGTGTATGCGGGTAAATGTGTTCCTGAGGTGCTGCTCAGTGGCAACCATGAACACATCCGGCGCTGGCGCTTACAGCAGTCCCTTGGAAGGACCTGGGAGCGACGCGCCGATCTTCTGGATAGCCGCTCGCTTTCTGGGGAAGAACAGAAGCTGCTGGCGGAATACATCCGCCAGCGGGACGATAGTTAA
- the rimM gene encoding ribosome maturation factor RimM (Essential for efficient processing of 16S rRNA), with amino-acid sequence MNATSAPADDLVVIGKIVSVHGVRGDVKVYSFTDPIDNLLEYRRWTLRRGEEVKQVELVKGRLQGKILVATLEGLDDREVARTYADFDICIRRNELPALDDGEFYWYQLQGLKVINQTAQLLGQVDHLLETGANDVLVVKPCAGSLDDRERLLPYTDQCVLKIDLEVGEMQVDWDADF; translated from the coding sequence ATGAACGCAACGTCTGCTCCGGCCGATGACTTGGTTGTCATTGGCAAGATCGTTTCGGTGCATGGCGTGCGCGGTGACGTGAAGGTCTATTCCTTTACCGATCCTATCGACAACCTGCTGGAGTATCGACGCTGGACGCTAAGGCGAGGCGAAGAGGTCAAACAGGTTGAGTTGGTCAAGGGGCGCCTCCAGGGAAAGATTCTGGTGGCAACGCTCGAGGGCTTGGATGATCGCGAAGTCGCGCGTACCTACGCTGATTTCGATATCTGCATCCGTCGTAACGAATTGCCCGCCTTGGACGACGGTGAGTTCTACTGGTATCAGCTCCAGGGTTTGAAAGTTATCAACCAGACCGCGCAGTTGCTCGGCCAGGTCGATCATCTACTCGAAACCGGAGCTAACGACGTTTTGGTTGTAAAGCCTTGTGCTGGCAGCCTGGATGATCGTGAGCGTCTGCTGCCTTATACCGATCAGTGCGTGTTGAAGATCGATTTGGAAGTAGGCGAGATGCAGGTCGATTGGGACGCGGATTTCTGA
- the rpsP gene encoding 30S ribosomal protein S16, whose protein sequence is MVTIRLARGGSKKRPFYHLTVTNSRNPRDGRFVERIGFFNPIAAGAEVKLSVNQERATYWLSQGAQPSERVAQLLKEAAKAAA, encoded by the coding sequence ATGGTAACTATTCGTCTCGCCCGTGGCGGCTCCAAGAAGCGCCCTTTCTATCACCTGACCGTGACCAACAGCCGCAATCCGCGTGATGGTCGCTTCGTCGAGCGCATCGGTTTCTTCAACCCGATCGCCGCTGGTGCGGAAGTGAAGCTTTCTGTAAACCAGGAGCGCGCCACCTACTGGCTGAGCCAGGGCGCACAGCCGTCTGAGCGTGTTGCTCAGCTGCTGAAGGAAGCTGCCAAGGCCGCTGCCTGA
- the ffh gene encoding signal recognition particle protein, producing the protein MFENLTDRLSQTLRHVTGKAKLTEDNIKDTLREVRMALLEADVALPVVKEFVNRVKERAVGTEVSKSLTPGQAFVKIVRAELEELMGAANEDLALQVTPPAVVLMAGLQGAGKTTTVGKLARFLKERKKKTVLVVSADVYRPAAIKQLETLAAEVGVTFFPSDISQKPVDIAQAAIREAKLKFIDVVLVDTAGRLAIDAEMMAEIQAVHAAINPAETLFVVDAMTGQDAANTARAFGEALPLTGVVLTKVDGDARGGAALSVRHVTGKPIKFLGMGEKSDALEPFHPDRIASRILGMGDVLSLIEQAEQTLDREKAEKLTKKLKKGKGFDLEDFRDQLQQMKNMGGLGGLMDKLPSIGGVNLSQMGHAQGAAEKQFKQMEAIINSMTPAERRNPDIISGSRKRRIALGSGTQVQDIGRLIKQHKQMQKMMKKVTGKGGMAKMMRGMGGMLPGGGMPKF; encoded by the coding sequence ATGTTCGAAAACCTAACCGACCGCCTCTCACAAACGCTTCGCCATGTCACCGGCAAGGCCAAGCTGACCGAGGACAACATCAAGGACACCCTGCGTGAAGTGCGAATGGCGCTGCTAGAGGCCGATGTCGCGCTGCCGGTGGTCAAGGAGTTCGTCAATCGGGTCAAAGAGCGCGCCGTCGGCACTGAGGTGTCGAAGAGTCTGACGCCCGGTCAGGCGTTCGTGAAGATCGTTCGCGCCGAGCTGGAAGAATTGATGGGTGCAGCCAACGAGGACTTGGCGCTTCAGGTCACTCCTCCGGCCGTGGTGCTGATGGCGGGTCTGCAGGGTGCAGGTAAGACCACTACCGTGGGCAAGCTGGCGCGCTTCCTCAAGGAGCGCAAGAAGAAGACGGTGCTGGTGGTTTCTGCAGACGTGTACCGTCCGGCCGCCATCAAGCAGCTCGAGACGCTGGCGGCTGAAGTCGGGGTTACCTTCTTCCCGTCCGATATCAGCCAGAAGCCGGTGGATATTGCTCAGGCGGCGATTCGCGAAGCCAAGCTCAAATTTATCGACGTGGTGTTGGTGGATACGGCCGGGCGACTGGCGATCGATGCCGAGATGATGGCCGAGATTCAGGCCGTTCATGCCGCGATCAATCCGGCTGAGACGCTGTTCGTCGTTGACGCAATGACCGGTCAGGACGCAGCGAATACCGCTCGTGCCTTTGGCGAGGCGCTGCCGCTGACGGGTGTCGTGCTGACCAAAGTCGACGGTGACGCCCGTGGCGGCGCGGCATTGTCCGTGCGGCACGTGACGGGCAAGCCGATCAAGTTTCTCGGCATGGGCGAGAAGAGCGACGCCCTGGAGCCTTTCCATCCGGACCGCATTGCGTCGCGCATTCTTGGCATGGGTGATGTGCTCAGTCTCATCGAGCAGGCCGAGCAGACCCTTGATCGCGAGAAGGCCGAGAAGCTCACCAAAAAGCTGAAGAAGGGCAAGGGTTTCGACCTCGAAGACTTTCGCGATCAGCTGCAGCAAATGAAGAACATGGGTGGTCTTGGTGGGCTGATGGACAAGCTGCCGTCGATCGGGGGCGTCAATCTGTCGCAGATGGGTCACGCCCAGGGCGCGGCGGAGAAGCAGTTCAAGCAGATGGAGGCGATCATCAACTCGATGACCCCCGCTGAGCGGCGTAATCCCGACATCATTAGCGGTTCACGCAAGCGTCGAATCGCCCTCGGCTCCGGTACTCAGGTGCAGGACATCGGCCGCCTTATCAAGCAGCACAAGCAGATGCAGAAGATGATGAAAAAGGTCACCGGCAAGGGTGGCATGGCCAAGATGATGCGCGGCATGGGCGGGATGCTTCCCGGCGGTGGCATGCCAAAGTTTTAA
- a CDS encoding cytochrome C assembly family protein, translated as MHPLLPSLAAAALYAGVTGYQSLRLAQRAVPDKRLLLAVGLLALLAHSASLFIQLLSPSGLHLDFFTASSLIAAAVILLILLALYRMPVENLLLLLFPLGCLTVLFAQFAPSGTAPAIVEEPGILAHILFSILAYGMLTIAVFQSLLLLLQDHHLKHKHPSGMIRNFPPLQTMESLLFGFLWAGWALLSASLLSGWLFLDDLFAQHLVHKTLLSVVAWVVFGLLLWGRHQLGWRGYKAIRWTLAGFCLLMLAYFGSKLVREFILHI; from the coding sequence ATGCACCCTCTGCTACCCAGCCTTGCCGCCGCCGCTCTTTATGCCGGCGTCACGGGTTATCAAAGTTTGCGACTGGCACAACGCGCCGTGCCGGACAAGCGCCTGCTGCTTGCGGTAGGTCTGCTCGCCCTGCTCGCCCACAGTGCCAGCCTGTTCATTCAATTGCTTTCGCCTAGCGGCCTTCACCTTGACTTCTTTACCGCATCGAGCCTGATCGCTGCCGCCGTTATCCTGCTGATTCTGTTGGCCTTGTACAGAATGCCAGTGGAGAACCTGCTGCTGCTTCTGTTTCCGCTGGGCTGCCTGACCGTGCTGTTCGCCCAATTCGCGCCTTCCGGCACCGCACCCGCGATAGTCGAGGAACCAGGGATACTGGCGCACATCCTGTTTTCGATCCTGGCTTACGGCATGCTCACCATTGCGGTGTTCCAGTCCTTGCTGTTGCTACTGCAGGATCATCATCTCAAGCACAAACACCCCTCGGGCATGATCCGCAATTTCCCACCGCTGCAGACGATGGAAAGCCTGCTATTCGGCTTTCTCTGGGCAGGGTGGGCGCTGCTGTCCGCATCGTTACTCTCGGGCTGGCTGTTTCTCGATGATCTTTTTGCTCAACATCTGGTCCACAAGACACTCCTGTCAGTAGTCGCCTGGGTCGTCTTTGGCTTGCTGCTGTGGGGCCGACATCAGCTTGGCTGGCGCGGCTACAAAGCCATTCGCTGGACACTGGCTGGTTTCTGCCTGCTGATGCTGGCGTACTTCGGCAGCAAGCTGGTCCGCGAATTCATCCTGCACATCTGA